The following are encoded in a window of Castanea sativa cultivar Marrone di Chiusa Pesio chromosome 5, ASM4071231v1 genomic DNA:
- the LOC142633336 gene encoding acid phosphatase 1-like yields MRALPFLYLATILETTQVIPNNLHLLRPHSGLAGHNVEGIDCLSWRLAVETDNLRSWSLVPEDCEKYVGNYMLGKQYRKDCQVVADTAHAYAKNLTLGDDGLDIWVFDIDETTLSNLPYYAQPQVAFGAVAYNSTSFNEWEAKGIAPAVPANLDLYKKLVNLGFKIVFLTGRSETYRNITIENLMNVGYTTWEKLILKPTSESSTTALVYKSSKRAELEAEGYRILGNMGDQWSDLFGTNVGNRTFKVPDPMYYIS; encoded by the exons ATGAGAGCTCTACCATTTTTATACCTTGCCACCATTTTAGAAACCACTCAAGTCATTCCCAATAACCTTCACCTTCTCCGGCCACATTCTGGCCTTGCTGGTCACAATGTTGAAGGCATTGACTGCCTGAGTTGGCGTCTAGCCGTGGAAACTGACAACCTCCGTAGCTGGTCATTAGTTCCAGAAGACTGTGAAAAATATGTTGGAAACTACATGCTTGGCAAACAATACCGTAAGGATTGTCAAGTTGTGGCCGATACTGCCCATGCCTATGCCAAGAACCTCACACTCGGTGATGATGGCTTGGATATATGGGTGTTTGACATTGATGAAACTACACTCTCTAATTTGCCTTACTATGCTCAACCTCAAGTTGCATTTGG GGCAGTTGCATATAACTCAACATCCTTTAACGAATGGGAAGCAAAAGGCATAGCACCAGCTGTGCCTGCAAATCTTGATCTCTACAAAAAATTAGTAAATCTTGGGTTTAAGATTGTCTTTCTTACAGGAAGGTCTGAAACCTATAGAAATATCACAATAGAGAACCTGATGAATGTTGGTTACACCACTTGGGAGAAGCTCATACTAAA GCCAACCTCTGAATCGAGTACCACAGCATTAGTGTACAAATCATCCAAAAGAGCTGAGCTTGAAGCTGAAGGGTACAGGATCCTTGGCAACATGGGAGATCAATGGAGCGATTTGTTTGGTACAAATGTTGGCAATCGGACATTTAAAGTCCCTGATCCAATGTACTACATTAGTTGA